Genomic window (Paenibacillus sp. PK3_47):
TGATTTAGCTTCTTTCTGCTGCATAAGGTGCAATCCGTTCACTTCATATAACCATAAAAAGTAAAAAGGCGGTGTGCGGTGTGCGGTGTGGGATGGTGTTCTAAGTGCTGATAATTATCGTCTTTCTGTAATTATCAGGGTACGGCAGAGTCCCCATCTGTTAGAATGATCAGGCGCTTTATAGCTTAGTTGGATTTCCTCCACTTAATTCTGTCTTTTTTCATCATTTATCAGCTTTAATTGGAAATTCTCCAGTTATTCGGGCGGATAAGGGCTGTTGGAGCTTAATTCAGTACATTTAAGTGGACTTTTTCCAACTAGTATTTGAATGCCGGTGTTTATCGGAGAATTAGATGGAGAAATTCCACTTAGCTTGATTCGCACTTGATCTGTACTTGATCCGCACAAGATCTGTACCTGATCCGCACTTGATTCGCACTTGATTCGCACTTGATTCGCACTTGATTCGCACTTGATTCGCACTTGATCTGCAATTGATCCGCAACTGATCTGTACACGCTCCATGAGACCATTTTCGATAACACGGCTAGTCAACAAGGCAGTCAACAGTACAGCAGACTGATCTGCCGCTTTTTAAGGCAAACCAAATCATTGAATATTATAAAGAGCAGGAAGCTCCTCCCTCTGGCTTCACCAAGTCAAGGCTTACGTAACCGATTCCCTGCGCAGACTTCCTCCCACTCTCATAATTCGACGAACATCTTCGTTAACCACACCATACAACGCAACGAAAGCTCCGCTATTTTCCAAAACATTCTCTAAACCATCCCGAAAACAAATCTTGTTACCGACGATTTCACTACATAATCCAACCTGAATTTTCGGAAAACAGGCCTCCCCTATCCAATCGTTTCACATTCCCCTGCATAAAACCCTATTAAAGAGGGGCAGGAAGCGCAGCCGCTGGATCTAATGACAGCTTAAGAAGCTGGCCTGCATGCGTCAATCCGGCACCAAATCCGTACAGGAGAATCTTTTGTCCATTCTGCACTTTTCCTTCCCGGATGCCCAGATCGAGTGCAAGCGGAATGCTGGCCGCAGAGGTATTGCCGAAATACTCCAGGCTGTATAACGCCTGCTCCAGCGGATAGTTCATCCGCTCACAGACCGGTTCAATCATCCGGAGGTTGGCACTGTGCGGAATAAACCAGTCGACCTGCGCCAGCTCCGCCCCGGCATTCGCCAGCACCTGCTGCACACCCTGAGGTACCGTTCTCACCGCCCAGCGGAACACTTCCCGGCCATTCTGCACCAGCATGCCTGTATCCGCCAGTTCCATGCCATTGACCGTCCGGGACAAGCCGCTCCGGTACACATGATGTCCGCCGCCGCCGTCACTCCCCAGATGGAACCCCAGGAAGTGATCCTCCCGATCATCCTGCTCCACAAGCACGGCCCCTGCCCCATCGCCAAACAAAATGCAGGTGCTGCGGTCGCTGTAATCTGTAATTTTGGAGAGCGCATCCGCACCGACAACGAGCACTTTACGGTGCAAGCCTGACCGGATATATGCATGGGCAGTATGCAGAGCGTAGACAAAGCCGGCGCAGGCAGCACTCAGGTCAAAAGCTCCCGCAGTCAGCGGAATCCCCAGCCGGTGCTGAATAATGGATGCTGTAGAGGGAAACGAAAAGTCAGGCGTGCTTGTAGCCACAAGCACCATATCAATATCATCTGCAGATTTACCATACCGTCTCAGCATATCCTCTGCGGCAGCAACACACAGATCACTGGTGTATTCATTGTCACGGCTGATTCTCCGCTCCCGGATGCCGGTCCGCTGGACAATCCATTCATCATTGGTCTCCACCATCTGCTCCAAGTCATTATTGGTTAATCTCCG
Coding sequences:
- a CDS encoding ketoacyl-ACP synthase III; the protein is MTGAKITAIGSYVPARRLTNNDLEQMVETNDEWIVQRTGIRERRISRDNEYTSDLCVAAAEDMLRRYGKSADDIDMVLVATSTPDFSFPSTASIIQHRLGIPLTAGAFDLSAACAGFVYALHTAHAYIRSGLHRKVLVVGADALSKITDYSDRSTCILFGDGAGAVLVEQDDREDHFLGFHLGSDGGGGHHVYRSGLSRTVNGMELADTGMLVQNGREVFRWAVRTVPQGVQQVLANAGAELAQVDWFIPHSANLRMIEPVCERMNYPLEQALYSLEYFGNTSAASIPLALDLGIREGKVQNGQKILLYGFGAGLTHAGQLLKLSLDPAAALPAPL